A single region of the Marinobacter nanhaiticus D15-8W genome encodes:
- a CDS encoding D-hexose-6-phosphate mutarotase produces the protein MTSLKVEADYMELVTQHGQQVLEIRHPEFFARIFLQGAHLTEFAPRDSDNWLWLSSAANYAPGAAIRGGIPICWPWFGDPAKNPPEVADRIVDAKAHGFARTLLWALERTQSSDKSAEVTLTLDARDLGDRFGDWPLTASIAFEFTAKTCRITLSTHNVSDQPVTYTEALHTYFPTSDIHQTQVDGFDGSHYTDTLDNWQDRTQSGPICFDGEVDRIYHAAGDIRINTPEGTTRIESNGSASTIVWNPGPGKAARLPDFPDAAWTSMLCVETANTTSNCIRLMGGESHMTQLVLSRG, from the coding sequence ATGACTTCCCTCAAGGTTGAAGCAGATTACATGGAATTGGTCACTCAACATGGCCAGCAAGTGCTGGAGATCCGGCACCCCGAGTTTTTCGCGCGAATTTTCCTGCAGGGAGCCCACCTCACCGAATTCGCCCCCAGGGATAGCGACAACTGGCTCTGGCTGAGTTCGGCCGCCAACTACGCGCCGGGCGCCGCCATACGCGGCGGTATCCCGATCTGCTGGCCCTGGTTCGGCGATCCGGCAAAGAATCCGCCCGAAGTCGCCGACCGCATCGTGGACGCCAAAGCTCACGGGTTTGCCCGCACCCTGCTATGGGCTCTGGAAAGAACACAGTCCTCGGACAAATCCGCCGAAGTCACCCTGACCCTGGACGCCCGCGACCTTGGCGACAGGTTCGGCGACTGGCCCCTGACAGCCAGTATTGCCTTCGAGTTTACCGCCAAAACATGCCGTATCACGCTCTCGACACATAACGTCAGCGATCAGCCCGTCACCTATACCGAGGCCTTACATACCTATTTTCCGACGAGCGACATCCATCAAACGCAAGTGGATGGTTTTGACGGGAGTCATTACACCGATACATTGGATAATTGGCAGGATCGCACCCAATCCGGTCCCATATGCTTCGACGGCGAAGTCGACCGCATCTACCACGCAGCGGGGGATATCCGTATCAATACACCCGAAGGAACGACTCGAATCGAAAGCAACGGCAGCGCGTCGACGATCGTCTGGAACCCGGGGCCCGGCAAAGCCGCCCGCCTGCCGGATTTCCCGGACGCGGCCTGGACGTCCATGCTGTGCGTCGAAACTGCCAATACAACCTCCAACTGCATCCGTTTAATGGGCGGTGAGTCGCATATGACACAGCTGGTGTTGTCTAGAGGTTAA